A genomic segment from Treponema sp. Marseille-Q3903 encodes:
- the greA gene encoding transcription elongation factor GreA yields MADLIQSIQDMLKEETWTRATISNYTQNNLKELANIVEQARNENCIKDIQAVCTEHLTHSKDSIIALYICGILDLQKGSIDNSNLMTLVDIFQKNHKENIVTYLCESILEDDPNNRFALRTLAQSYLAENNEKVWGLYEKIVKIDIEEANLAKVLAEHYENAGNRENAINYYKKSIIRFINNGNYNAVKEVWTKLVQFIPEKIETFQMIRSKIAKMMGEIKTTILMQELYDWYEKNKKWDTAIMILKQNLEIDPKDDWARKKITECFRQKYAKHARLKEYIDASNLEKNYRDVFVAINDFEKHIAFDKGNYIFHRNWGVGVIGKQDKDNLYIYFGRKDDPRQMKLSMAVTALKPLSKDHIWVKKATMKKDVLSAEIKKDPAKALEIIIKSFDNNCDFKRIKAELYIPDNPNASILKQGEWTSWSAKAKKELATNPKFGVNPNDNSMYIVRDGEITLGEKLSSEFKAQKQFFARVDILMKYFEEDETDNSSELFTEMYSYFTGFLNNISKVTEQVLASYLIVKHISAIDKNLAYPVKETFAEIYNRIEDPREIYTRLKDSKNTNLREEFLAAIKMLPDWNVQYIKLFPTVLNEKLLKELIDNGYTEDLQKFVRTAFDMYKDYRETVLFFFEKCREKEWYKNADISLDKQIITIINIIELTFREINNHVNSTENKKINKNATSLLFDNPDVFEYMFGGSEDFVKKMYTLIDDIVDFDPSYKSDARNKILSKYPDFKFRVASEEKSLQPKGMIVTSKKLAEKKAEIDNIKNVELENNKKDLADAKAKGDLKENAEYQAAKERKHYLEHTLAKLTEELNRAVIFDPTTSTTSFVSFATVVTMHNNIDNKDEVFTILGPWESDPENNVISYMSPFGNAILDKKAGDNVKFTINEHKYDYTIKNIAKAKNI; encoded by the coding sequence ATGGCAGATTTAATTCAGTCAATTCAGGACATGTTGAAAGAAGAAACATGGACAAGAGCGACAATTAGCAATTACACTCAAAACAATCTAAAAGAACTTGCAAATATCGTTGAGCAGGCTCGCAACGAAAACTGCATAAAAGATATACAGGCTGTTTGTACAGAACACCTAACACATTCAAAAGACAGTATCATAGCACTTTACATCTGCGGAATTCTTGATTTGCAGAAAGGGTCAATCGACAACTCTAACCTCATGACTCTTGTTGACATTTTTCAGAAAAACCACAAAGAAAACATCGTGACTTACCTTTGTGAAAGCATTCTCGAAGATGATCCGAATAACAGGTTTGCACTTAGAACTCTCGCGCAAAGTTATCTCGCAGAAAACAATGAAAAAGTATGGGGACTTTATGAAAAAATCGTAAAAATCGATATTGAAGAAGCAAACCTTGCTAAAGTCCTCGCTGAGCATTATGAAAATGCCGGAAACAGAGAAAACGCTATAAATTATTACAAAAAATCAATTATCCGCTTCATAAACAACGGAAATTATAACGCCGTAAAAGAAGTTTGGACAAAACTCGTTCAGTTCATTCCTGAAAAAATTGAAACATTTCAGATGATTCGCAGCAAAATTGCTAAAATGATGGGTGAAATAAAAACAACTATCTTGATGCAAGAACTCTACGACTGGTACGAAAAAAATAAAAAATGGGACACTGCAATCATGATTCTAAAGCAGAATCTTGAGATTGATCCTAAAGATGACTGGGCTCGCAAAAAGATAACGGAATGTTTCCGCCAAAAATATGCTAAACATGCCCGTCTCAAAGAGTACATTGATGCATCTAACCTTGAAAAAAATTACCGCGACGTTTTTGTAGCTATAAATGACTTTGAAAAACACATAGCTTTTGACAAAGGCAACTACATTTTCCACAGAAACTGGGGCGTTGGCGTAATAGGAAAACAAGATAAAGACAATCTTTATATTTATTTTGGAAGAAAAGATGACCCACGTCAGATGAAGCTTTCAATGGCTGTGACGGCTCTTAAGCCTCTTTCAAAAGATCACATCTGGGTAAAAAAAGCGACGATGAAAAAAGATGTTCTTTCAGCTGAAATCAAAAAAGATCCTGCAAAAGCTCTTGAAATTATCATCAAGAGTTTTGACAACAACTGTGATTTCAAACGCATAAAAGCGGAGTTGTATATTCCTGATAATCCGAACGCTTCGATTCTCAAACAAGGCGAATGGACTTCATGGAGCGCAAAAGCAAAAAAAGAGCTGGCGACAAATCCTAAATTCGGGGTAAATCCAAACGACAATTCAATGTACATAGTCCGCGACGGAGAAATAACTCTCGGTGAAAAACTTTCAAGCGAATTTAAAGCGCAGAAACAGTTTTTTGCACGCGTAGACATCCTCATGAAATATTTTGAAGAAGATGAAACCGACAACTCAAGCGAACTGTTTACAGAAATGTATTCATATTTTACAGGCTTCCTCAACAATATTTCCAAAGTTACAGAGCAAGTTCTTGCATCTTACCTCATCGTAAAACACATAAGCGCAATAGACAAAAATCTCGCTTATCCTGTAAAAGAGACTTTTGCGGAAATTTATAACAGAATCGAAGATCCTAGAGAAATATACACTCGTCTAAAAGATTCTAAGAATACAAACCTTCGCGAAGAATTCCTCGCTGCAATTAAGATGCTTCCTGACTGGAACGTTCAGTACATAAAATTGTTCCCTACAGTTCTGAACGAGAAACTCCTTAAAGAACTAATCGACAACGGCTATACGGAAGATTTACAGAAATTTGTAAGGACAGCGTTTGACATGTACAAAGATTATCGCGAAACTGTCCTCTTTTTCTTTGAAAAATGCCGAGAAAAAGAATGGTATAAAAACGCCGATATTTCTCTCGACAAGCAGATAATCACTATCATCAACATTATTGAGCTCACGTTCCGCGAAATCAACAATCATGTAAATTCAACGGAAAACAAGAAAATCAACAAGAATGCAACATCGCTTCTCTTTGATAACCCTGATGTATTTGAATACATGTTCGGCGGTTCCGAAGACTTTGTAAAAAAGATGTACACTCTGATCGACGATATCGTTGATTTCGATCCTTCATATAAATCTGATGCGCGCAACAAGATTTTATCTAAATACCCGGACTTTAAGTTCCGCGTCGCTTCTGAAGAAAAATCTTTGCAGCCAAAAGGTATGATTGTAACTTCTAAAAAACTTGCAGAAAAGAAAGCCGAAATCGACAATATCAAAAATGTTGAACTTGAAAATAATAAAAAAGACCTTGCCGACGCAAAGGCAAAAGGCGACTTGAAAGAAAACGCAGAATATCAAGCTGCAAAAGAGCGAAAGCATTATCTAGAGCACACTCTTGCAAAACTTACAGAAGAACTCAACAGAGCTGTTATCTTTGACCCGACTACAAGCACAACATCTTTTGTCTCATTTGCAACAGTTGTTACAATGCACAACAACATTGATAATAAAGACGAAGTGTTTACAATTCTCGGTCCTTGGGAATCTGATCCGGAAAACAATGTGATTTCTTACATGTCACCATTTGGAAATGCAATACTTGATAAAAAAGCAGGCGATAATGTCAAGTTCACAATCAATGAACATAAATATGACTACACAATAAAAAATATTGCAAAGGCAAAGAATATCTAG
- a CDS encoding MBL fold metallo-hydrolase gives MDNISAKIIELASGVYVIPGNTNVGVIISGDSPEKEIYLVDSGCTEIDSEYILDVLTAFFEQQGCTFKLVGLLTTHSHPDHCGGHNYLKEHTGSLIYAAKGEQGAMETPIVQSAVLWGGYPPHELRTLYFKPAQTFVDKIISEKLEIDISGGRKINFIELPGHTNSSMGVIISDKRGKKVIFAGDAIFPRDEIGRYWIPLIINPDEFMQSLDKLCEIKNVDWCIPSHGDFLRKNINEAAELNKIAILSTRMCILNALESGKKMTADQLVKYVADKNYLEMTVSQFALISSTVRSYISVMHDAHEIKFEMKNNMLYFYKA, from the coding sequence ATGGATAACATTTCGGCAAAGATAATAGAATTAGCGTCTGGAGTTTATGTCATACCTGGAAACACGAACGTAGGTGTTATAATAAGCGGTGACTCTCCGGAAAAAGAAATTTATCTTGTTGACTCCGGCTGTACAGAAATTGATTCGGAGTACATTCTTGACGTTTTGACTGCTTTTTTTGAGCAGCAAGGATGTACTTTTAAACTTGTAGGGCTTTTGACAACGCACTCACATCCCGACCACTGCGGCGGACACAATTACCTAAAAGAGCACACAGGAAGCCTTATCTATGCAGCAAAAGGTGAACAAGGAGCTATGGAAACTCCAATTGTTCAAAGTGCTGTTCTCTGGGGCGGCTATCCTCCTCATGAACTTCGCACACTTTATTTTAAACCGGCGCAGACTTTTGTGGACAAAATTATTTCTGAAAAATTAGAAATTGATATTTCCGGCGGCAGAAAAATCAACTTTATAGAGCTCCCAGGTCACACAAACTCAAGCATGGGCGTCATAATAAGCGATAAACGAGGAAAAAAAGTTATTTTTGCCGGAGATGCGATTTTCCCACGCGACGAAATCGGCAGGTACTGGATCCCTTTGATCATAAACCCTGACGAATTTATGCAGTCTCTCGATAAACTCTGTGAAATTAAAAACGTCGACTGGTGTATTCCAAGCCACGGCGATTTTCTTAGAAAAAACATAAACGAAGCTGCGGAGCTGAATAAAATTGCAATACTTTCTACAAGGATGTGTATATTAAACGCTCTAGAAAGCGGGAAAAAGATGACTGCTGACCAGCTCGTAAAATATGTTGCCGATAAAAATTATTTAGAAATGACAGTCAGCCAATTCGCACTGATAAGTTCAACAGTGCGTTCATATATCTCCGTCATGCACGATGCCCACGAGATCAAGTTTGAGATGAAAAACAATATGCTTTATTTTTACAAAGCATAG
- a CDS encoding OmpA family protein — MMKRFVAVILFSLGFFAIAAENSVLFKFKHKKGDSVSHVSTVSEEAYINGYRVNYTRFVNRTSTTVVDVFENEDAQLNTKYMTTQETNSSFGSSYKLDEEDYVNIKRTTSGMLYDSDNAFLPTVRNVPSFPDYPVKIGESWNSKGLEVHDCRQLFKMTDAIEIPFTATYTYVDDDNSSGSALQIIEVYYELNDESYRKNSYRNSTYLKTFGYAKQKLFWDNEKGELSHYEEEFEIKMYDIKRNEYLYHGISQGEVIEYHSVNDDKNIKKVQDSVEKMKLDNVSVKRGEKGLTISLDAIQFEPDSNILRASEKKKLEKIAEILKEFSNDLLITGHCADRGSEKSRKLLSEQRAYSVANYLESLGVRDKKHIYTQGKGSSEAVASNATEEGRAKNRRVEITIMD, encoded by the coding sequence ATGATGAAAAGGTTTGTCGCTGTAATTTTATTTTCTTTAGGATTTTTTGCCATTGCCGCAGAAAATTCCGTGCTTTTTAAGTTTAAGCACAAAAAAGGAGATTCGGTTTCGCACGTTTCTACAGTTTCCGAAGAAGCATACATAAACGGATATAGGGTAAATTACACTCGTTTTGTAAACAGAACTTCTACGACTGTAGTCGATGTATTTGAAAACGAAGATGCGCAACTCAATACAAAATACATGACAACTCAGGAGACAAACAGCTCTTTTGGTTCAAGTTACAAACTCGACGAAGAAGATTATGTCAACATAAAAAGGACAACATCAGGAATGCTCTACGATTCCGATAACGCTTTTTTGCCAACAGTTCGAAACGTTCCTTCTTTCCCTGATTATCCTGTAAAAATAGGTGAATCGTGGAATAGCAAAGGTCTTGAAGTACACGACTGCCGCCAGCTTTTTAAGATGACGGATGCAATCGAGATTCCTTTTACTGCGACTTATACTTATGTCGACGACGACAATTCTTCAGGAAGCGCGCTTCAGATAATAGAAGTTTACTACGAATTGAATGATGAATCATATAGAAAGAATTCGTACCGCAATTCGACTTATCTAAAGACATTTGGTTATGCAAAACAAAAGTTGTTTTGGGACAACGAAAAAGGCGAGCTTTCACACTATGAAGAAGAATTTGAAATCAAAATGTATGATATAAAGCGAAATGAGTATCTTTATCACGGGATTTCTCAAGGTGAAGTTATAGAATATCATTCAGTGAACGACGACAAAAACATAAAAAAAGTTCAGGATTCTGTCGAAAAAATGAAACTCGACAACGTCTCTGTAAAGCGCGGCGAAAAAGGTCTTACAATCAGCCTCGACGCAATTCAGTTTGAACCGGACTCGAATATCCTCAGGGCGTCGGAAAAGAAGAAACTTGAAAAAATCGCTGAAATCTTAAAAGAGTTCTCAAATGATCTGTTGATTACGGGGCATTGTGCAGATCGAGGTTCCGAAAAATCACGGAAACTGCTTTCCGAACAGAGAGCATACAGCGTTGCAAATTATCTTGAGTCGCTTGGAGTCCGCGATAAAAAACACATTTATACTCAGGGAAAAGGCTCAAGCGAAGCAGTCGCAAGCAACGCAACGGAAGAGGGGCGTGCAAAAAACAGACGTGTCGAAATCACAATCATGGATTAA
- a CDS encoding lipopolysaccharide assembly protein LapB — MEIQTKDSLKDALNFLKQGNPFEAQRIISTLFETELENRELIYTNKCCIFWIDSIKRLREIEDSYERSENILLEWKTFQHYISRENSCFEPALIAVQQGFFTNALAEFNKLLEERDPQQKAEIYRKAGICYKKLGDFENARVFLTEANKICPNLASVIAELADCYSLCGDDKIGKVLFREAFFNDPDSIDLDFLDSQLIKCLIERTEKKGYSGKELRYWIPIYGVLSGVFNIKRELTSQEVARLKKDIFALENEINDPSCKSEILVPRLLNCYFWLMDHYDLANENQAKISEVLVKIKILDSSIYEAYTK; from the coding sequence ATGGAGATTCAAACGAAAGACAGCTTAAAAGATGCTCTGAACTTTTTAAAGCAAGGGAATCCTTTTGAAGCACAGAGAATTATAAGTACCTTATTTGAAACTGAACTGGAAAATAGGGAACTTATATACACTAATAAGTGCTGTATCTTTTGGATTGATTCCATTAAACGTCTGAGAGAAATTGAAGACTCTTACGAGCGCAGCGAAAATATTCTTTTGGAATGGAAAACTTTTCAGCATTACATTTCAAGGGAAAACAGCTGTTTTGAGCCGGCATTGATTGCGGTTCAGCAGGGATTTTTTACAAACGCTCTCGCCGAGTTCAACAAATTACTGGAAGAAAGAGACCCGCAACAGAAAGCAGAAATCTATCGAAAAGCGGGAATTTGTTACAAAAAACTTGGAGATTTTGAGAACGCAAGGGTTTTTCTGACAGAAGCAAACAAAATCTGCCCGAATCTTGCTTCGGTTATTGCGGAACTTGCAGATTGCTATTCTCTTTGCGGAGATGACAAGATTGGGAAAGTCCTGTTCAGGGAAGCATTTTTTAATGACCCCGACAGCATTGATTTGGATTTTCTTGATTCGCAGCTCATAAAGTGCCTTATTGAGCGGACAGAAAAAAAAGGTTATTCGGGAAAAGAACTTCGATACTGGATTCCGATTTACGGCGTCCTCAGCGGAGTTTTCAATATAAAACGAGAGTTGACTTCTCAGGAAGTCGCCAGACTAAAAAAAGACATTTTTGCATTGGAAAACGAGATAAATGACCCTTCGTGCAAGAGCGAAATTCTTGTTCCTCGTCTGCTAAATTGTTATTTCTGGCTTATGGATCATTATGACTTAGCAAACGAAAATCAGGCTAAGATTAGTGAAGTTTTAGTAAAGATTAAAATTTTGGATTCTTCCATATACGAAGCATATACAAAATAG
- the hisH gene encoding imidazole glycerol phosphate synthase subunit HisH yields MTGIIDFNAGNITSLERSLDYLKIKYISSKNPEELKDCDKFIFPGDGDDSYAMNQLKASGFDDFVKKQVADGKKLLGICVGSQIIFEKTEEGNAACLGLVEGNIRHFYSIEPGMKEQKIKVPQIGWNNITFENGDCQILKGVQNNSDVYFVHSYVICPTCKSVVKAYTEYGIKVPAVIQKDNIFACQFHPEKSGQTGLKIIENFCNLT; encoded by the coding sequence ATGACTGGAATTATTGATTTTAATGCTGGAAATATCACAAGCCTTGAACGCTCTCTTGATTATCTTAAAATTAAATATATTAGCTCAAAAAATCCAGAAGAGTTAAAAGATTGCGACAAATTTATTTTCCCAGGAGATGGAGACGATTCTTACGCGATGAACCAGCTCAAAGCGAGTGGATTTGATGATTTTGTAAAAAAGCAAGTGGCAGATGGGAAAAAATTGCTTGGGATATGCGTCGGTTCTCAGATAATATTTGAAAAAACAGAAGAAGGAAATGCGGCTTGTCTTGGACTTGTTGAAGGAAATATCAGACATTTTTATTCGATAGAGCCGGGAATGAAAGAACAAAAAATCAAAGTTCCGCAGATTGGCTGGAATAATATTACTTTTGAAAATGGCGATTGTCAGATTTTAAAAGGTGTTCAAAACAATTCCGATGTTTATTTTGTCCACTCATACGTCATTTGCCCGACTTGTAAATCCGTTGTAAAAGCGTACACAGAATATGGAATAAAAGTTCCAGCGGTAATTCAAAAAGACAATATATTCGCATGTCAATTCCATCCGGAAAAATCCGGGCAAACAGGATTGAAGATAATCGAAAATTTCTGTAATTTGACATGA
- a CDS encoding RecQ family ATP-dependent DNA helicase has product METQTEIEKLIESVEAQSDDYVAFTAHDNFGIKYMYPWQRLVVANILDAFEYQKSKRIEKKSDDNYGGAEDLSDDDSCCKGRQIVLLPTGAGKSLCFQVPAILLDGPTLVIYPLVALMADQQRRMEEGNLECVVFRGGQTEEEHKTNFQKIKDGARIILANPEVLQSEKLLEQLALTGISHIAIDEAHCVSEWGDSFRPAYLELGKIIKKIAPPVITAFTATASPLVLSRVAEILFDGEAHIVRSESDRQNIHYFVRYTSAKKKEALVLAKEELRPMIIFCGTRNKSEDMSHELNICFGHGTSRFYHAGLTKEEKTETEQWFYNSKDGVLCATCAYGMGVDKKDIKTVVHLEAPATAEAYIQEAGRGGRDGSVAKAILLWSLQDSLDYSVFDKNSRQASIREFAETTECRRQVLLDALGAEKAVCSGCDICSAREKYHKADNLPIIKKIMYRRKLEKARYVADWQETYSIVKKNRNFYSENDIEKELFQKLNAKDRKSVGVNIWTHGESAQIVKQLKDSGKVEADNFFWKGNLRIKKVKKLQNENFKMS; this is encoded by the coding sequence ATGGAAACACAGACAGAAATTGAAAAATTGATTGAAAGCGTTGAAGCTCAAAGTGATGATTATGTTGCATTTACCGCTCATGATAATTTTGGAATCAAATACATGTATCCGTGGCAGAGACTTGTAGTTGCAAATATACTCGACGCATTTGAGTATCAAAAATCGAAGCGTATAGAAAAAAAATCTGATGATAATTACGGCGGCGCTGAAGATTTAAGCGATGATGATTCTTGCTGCAAAGGGCGTCAGATTGTGCTTTTGCCTACAGGAGCCGGAAAATCATTATGCTTTCAAGTTCCTGCCATTTTGCTTGATGGTCCGACTTTAGTTATTTACCCTCTTGTTGCGCTAATGGCTGACCAGCAACGGCGCATGGAAGAAGGAAATCTCGAATGCGTCGTTTTTCGCGGCGGTCAGACTGAGGAAGAGCACAAAACAAATTTTCAGAAAATCAAAGATGGCGCTAGAATAATCCTTGCAAATCCTGAAGTTTTGCAAAGCGAAAAACTGCTTGAACAGCTTGCCCTTACAGGCATCAGCCACATTGCGATAGATGAAGCACACTGCGTTTCCGAATGGGGAGATTCTTTTAGACCGGCTTATCTTGAACTCGGTAAAATAATCAAAAAGATTGCTCCGCCTGTTATAACAGCATTTACAGCGACGGCGTCGCCTCTTGTGCTTTCCAGAGTTGCGGAAATTTTATTCGATGGCGAAGCTCACATTGTAAGAAGTGAAAGCGACCGTCAAAATATCCACTATTTTGTCCGCTATACGTCAGCTAAGAAAAAAGAAGCTCTCGTGCTCGCAAAAGAAGAACTCCGCCCTATGATTATTTTTTGCGGAACACGAAACAAATCGGAAGATATGTCTCATGAATTAAATATATGTTTTGGGCACGGAACATCGCGTTTTTATCATGCAGGCCTGACAAAAGAAGAAAAAACGGAAACAGAACAGTGGTTTTACAACAGCAAAGACGGCGTTTTATGTGCAACATGCGCATACGGAATGGGCGTTGATAAAAAAGATATAAAAACTGTAGTTCATCTTGAAGCGCCTGCAACGGCAGAAGCATACATTCAAGAAGCAGGGCGCGGAGGAAGAGACGGAAGCGTTGCAAAAGCGATACTTTTATGGAGCCTTCAAGATTCATTGGATTATTCTGTCTTTGACAAAAATTCCCGGCAAGCATCGATTAGAGAATTTGCAGAAACGACTGAATGCCGCCGTCAAGTTCTGCTAGACGCACTTGGTGCAGAAAAAGCAGTTTGCAGCGGCTGTGACATCTGCAGCGCACGTGAAAAATACCATAAAGCAGACAACCTACCTATAATAAAAAAAATAATGTATCGCCGCAAACTTGAAAAAGCAAGATATGTTGCAGATTGGCAAGAGACGTATTCAATCGTAAAAAAGAACCGCAATTTTTACAGTGAAAACGATATTGAAAAAGAGCTGTTTCAAAAACTCAACGCAAAAGACAGAAAATCAGTTGGCGTAAATATTTGGACGCATGGAGAAAGCGCTCAAATTGTAAAACAACTAAAAGATAGCGGAAAAGTAGAAGCAGATAATTTTTTTTGGAAAGGAAATTTGCGGATTAAAAAAGTCAAAAAACTTCAAAATGAAAACTTCAAAATGAGCTGA
- a CDS encoding tol-pal system YbgF family protein: MKKIIAAAILTLSALFSIFAASSESAVSAFVEGCKAYAEGDWQSAKFMLRKAVYYPENLNPDVYYMLITSEVYDSDYKSALEDCDIYIENFPDTIYYPYICYQKGKLLYNLGEYEKAIITLSDFCHQNEKNELYSYALFYIGESLFACYKYDEAEQIFVRIVTEYPDSPKTSAAQYRIDTILQRTREEKLLYLLKQTGEEYLSAKEEYEKQLRLYNSEGIDLTKQRLVEAQSKNEQLEAEIAELQSKITSLEAEKAAEKVDVPESEPYDERTEQIRILKKKAQEAQKILNQRNQGKSEENDEQK; the protein is encoded by the coding sequence ATGAAAAAAATTATCGCGGCGGCGATCCTTACACTGTCAGCTTTATTTTCTATCTTTGCAGCATCATCTGAATCTGCCGTTTCTGCCTTTGTTGAAGGTTGCAAAGCGTATGCCGAAGGAGATTGGCAGTCTGCAAAATTTATGCTGCGAAAAGCTGTCTATTATCCCGAAAACTTAAATCCTGACGTTTATTATATGCTGATTACATCTGAAGTGTACGATTCTGATTACAAAAGCGCCCTCGAAGATTGCGATATATACATTGAAAATTTTCCGGACACAATCTACTATCCGTACATCTGCTATCAAAAAGGAAAACTTTTATACAATCTCGGTGAATATGAAAAAGCGATAATAACTTTGAGCGATTTTTGCCATCAAAATGAAAAAAATGAACTGTATTCGTATGCTCTTTTCTATATTGGCGAGTCTCTTTTTGCATGCTATAAATACGATGAAGCGGAGCAGATTTTTGTCAGAATCGTCACGGAATATCCAGATTCTCCAAAGACGTCGGCTGCACAATACAGGATCGATACGATTTTGCAGCGCACTCGTGAAGAAAAACTTCTTTATCTTCTTAAACAGACTGGAGAAGAATATCTTTCTGCAAAAGAAGAGTATGAAAAACAGCTTAGGCTTTACAATTCTGAAGGAATAGATTTGACAAAACAAAGGCTTGTTGAAGCGCAATCTAAAAATGAACAACTTGAAGCTGAAATAGCAGAGCTTCAGTCAAAAATTACGTCTCTCGAAGCTGAAAAAGCGGCGGAAAAAGTTGACGTGCCTGAGTCGGAGCCTTACGATGAACGGACGGAGCAGATTAGAATATTGAAAAAGAAAGCCCAAGAAGCGCAGAAAATTCTTAATCAGCGAAATCAGGGAAAAAGTGAGGAAAATGATGAGCAAAAATAA
- the rpe gene encoding ribulose-phosphate 3-epimerase encodes MKTPVLAPSLLSADFSNLESAIKQIENNGGSVVHIDVMDGHFVPEITYGQPVVRSIRNLTKLPFDVHLMVEKPENHIVSFADAGADWITFHIEATAHSHRLIQMIHERGLKAGVSICPGTSVSALSEILEYADIILVMTVNPGWGGQKFIESCADKVAELKKIRAEHNYNYLISVDGGINNDTLKTVLDAGADVIVSGSSFFNGSLKWN; translated from the coding sequence ATGAAAACTCCAGTTTTAGCTCCGTCACTTTTATCTGCTGATTTTAGCAATCTTGAAAGTGCAATCAAACAAATAGAGAACAACGGCGGTTCTGTAGTTCACATCGATGTGATGGACGGCCATTTTGTACCTGAAATCACGTACGGTCAGCCTGTCGTTCGTTCAATTAGAAACTTGACAAAACTTCCTTTTGACGTACATCTTATGGTCGAGAAACCTGAAAATCATATTGTTTCATTTGCAGATGCCGGCGCAGATTGGATTACTTTTCATATTGAAGCAACTGCGCATTCTCACCGTCTTATTCAGATGATTCACGAACGAGGATTAAAGGCAGGCGTTTCAATTTGTCCGGGAACTTCCGTATCTGCACTGTCGGAAATCCTTGAATATGCCGATATTATATTAGTGATGACTGTAAATCCGGGCTGGGGTGGACAGAAATTTATTGAATCTTGTGCAGACAAGGTGGCAGAACTGAAAAAAATCAGAGCGGAACACAATTACAATTATTTAATTTCTGTAGATGGCGGCATAAATAATGATACCCTAAAAACTGTTTTAGATGCCGGTGCCGATGTAATTGTTTCCGGTTCCTCATTTTTTAACGGAAGCCTCAAGTGGAATTAG
- the hisF gene encoding imidazole glycerol phosphate synthase subunit HisF produces MLKKRIIICLDVKDGRTTKGVKFQNNIDIGDPVEMAAEYYRQGVDELVFYDIMASARGRGPILELISKVASQVFIPFCVGGGIGTIDDIRSTILAGAEKVSLNSQAVKNPNLITEGARVFGNQSIVLGMDVRSDNSKPSGYGTTINGGRVDTGLDALEWAKKCVKLGAGEIVLNSMDADGTKNGYDIELTKLISENVSVPVIASGGGGTPQHLAQVLTEGKADAALIATMVHSKKYTVDGIKKELGAMGVPVRTQGES; encoded by the coding sequence ATGCTGAAAAAACGAATAATTATTTGCCTTGACGTAAAAGACGGTCGCACCACAAAAGGTGTGAAGTTTCAAAACAATATCGATATTGGAGACCCTGTTGAGATGGCAGCAGAATATTACAGACAGGGCGTAGATGAACTTGTGTTTTACGATATCATGGCTTCTGCCAGAGGACGCGGTCCAATTCTCGAGCTGATTTCAAAAGTCGCTTCCCAAGTTTTCATCCCGTTTTGTGTCGGCGGCGGAATAGGAACAATCGACGACATACGCTCCACAATCTTAGCAGGCGCTGAAAAAGTTTCGCTGAACAGTCAGGCTGTAAAAAATCCGAATCTTATAACAGAAGGCGCACGCGTTTTTGGCAATCAAAGCATTGTGCTTGGGATGGACGTTCGCAGCGACAATTCAAAACCAAGCGGTTACGGCACAACAATAAACGGTGGTCGTGTAGACACCGGATTAGATGCTCTTGAATGGGCAAAAAAATGCGTGAAACTCGGCGCTGGTGAAATTGTTTTAAACTCAATGGATGCAGATGGAACTAAAAACGGTTACGATATAGAGTTGACAAAACTGATCTCTGAAAATGTCTCAGTCCCAGTGATTGCGAGCGGCGGCGGCGGGACACCTCAACATCTTGCTCAAGTCCTTACTGAAGGCAAAGCCGATGCAGCTCTCATTGCGACAATGGTTCACAGCAAAAAATACACAGTCGATGGAATAAAAAAAGAGCTTGGTGCGATGGGAGTTCCAGTCAGAACACAAGGAGAATCATGA